The DNA region AGGAGGTGGATACGGTTGGCATCACACGCCCGTGCGTGAAGCACAATTTCCTGGTGAAGGACGTAAAGAATCTGGCGGAAACCATCAAAAAGGCGTTTTATATCGCCAGCACGGGCCGCCCTGGCCCGGTAGTGGTCGATATCCCCAAGGATGTGACCGACCCCAACATCAAAATCCCTTACCACTACCCTAAGAAGATTACGATGCGCTCCTACAACCCGGTGGTGAAGGGGCATTCGGGACAGATAAAAAAGGCGGTGGATTTGATGCTCGGTGCCAAGCGTCCGATATTCTACACGGGCGGCGGTGTGGTGTTGGGCAATGGCACCAAGGCGTTGACCGAATTGGCCCGGCTGCTGAGTTACCCCGTCACCAATACGCTGATGGGTCTTGGCGGCTACCCCGGCAACGATAAGCAGTTCCTGGGCATGCTGGGCATGCACGGTACCTACGAAGCGAATATGAGCATGCACCACTGCGATGTGCTGATCGCGGTGGGTGCACGATTTGACGACCGCGTGACCGGCAACGTCAAGAAATTCTGCCCCGAAGCAAAGATCATCCACGTCGACGTAGACCCATCGTCGATTTCCAAGAACGTAAAGGTGCAGGTGCCCATCGTCGGTGAGGTGGAGAATGTGCTGCGCCAGATGATCAAGATGATCAAAGAGACCGAACGGCGCCCCGATCCCAAGGCGATCAAAAAGTGGTGGGAGCAGATCGAGGAGTGGCGGTCAAAGGATTGTTTGAAGTTCGATCGTGGCAGCGACGCGATCAAGCCGCAGTTTGTGGTCGAGACACTCTATAAGGTAACCAAGGGAGATGCCTTCGTTTGCTCCGATGTCGGGCAGCACCAGATGTTCGCCGCACAGTTCTACAAGTTCAAGGAACCCAACCGCTGGATCAACTCCGGCGGTCTCGGCACCATGGGTTTCGGTTTGCCGGCGGCAATGGGTGTCCAGCTTGCACATCCCAAGGAAACCGTGGTCTGCATAACGGGCGAAGGCAGTATCCAGATGTGTATCCAGGAACTGTCGACCCTGCGCCAGTACAGTCTGCCGGTCAAAATCGTCAATCTGAATAACCGCTATCTTGGCATGGTGCGCCAGTGGCAAGAGTTCTTCTACCAGGGACGCTATGCCATGTCGTATATGGATGCCCTGCCGGATTTCGTGAAGCTGGCGGAAGCCTATGGGCATGCCGGCATTCTGGTTGAGAAACCTGGCGATGTTGAACCGGCCTTGAAAGAGGCGATGAAGATAAAAGATCGGGCGGTATTTCTGGATTTCATCACCGACCAGAAAGAGAACGTCTACCCGATGATTCCGGCGGGTGCAGGCCTTAACGAAATGATTCTGGTGTAGATCATGCGGCATATCATCTCGATACTTCTGGAAAACGAATCTGGTGCCCTGTCCCGCGTCGCGGGCCTGTTCTCGGCACGGGGATACAATATCGAATCGTTGTCGGTGGCGCCCACCGAGGATGCCTCGCTATCGCGCATGACCCTGGTTACGCGTGGCGACGATGCGATCATCGAGCAGATCACCAAGCAGTTGAACAAGCTGATCGACGTGGTCAAGCTCACCGACCTCACCGAAGGTGTGCATATGGAACGCGAAATGATGCTGGTGAAGCTGCATGCCGACGGCGAGATGCGTGATGAACTCAAGCGGCGTTCCGATATTTTTCGCGGACGCATCATCGATGTAACGGACACCACGTACACTGTTGAACTTACCGGCGCCGGAGATAAATTGGATGCCTTTCTCAACGGTCTTCAGGAAGAGTTGATCCTGGAAGTGGTCCGCTCCGGCGTGATGGGAATCGCGCGGGGTGAGAAGAGCCTGCATGCCTAGTGGCGTAGCGGCGCTGATTTCAGTTCACAGCCAAACCGAGGAAAGCAACCAATGGCGATGAAGGTTTACTACGATAAGGACGCTGATCTGTCCATCATCCAATCAAAGAAAGTGGCCATTCTTGGCTACGGTTCGCAAGGCCATGCCCATGCGAACAACCTGCAGGACTCCGGTGTTCAGGTAACGGTCGGTTTGCGTGCCGGGTCCGCATCGGCGGCGAAGGCCGAGAAGGCCGGGCTCACCGTAAAACCGGTGGCGCAAGCCGTCGCCGAAGCAGATGTGGTGATGGTATTGGTTCCCGATGAGCACCAGGCGCGGCTTTACCGTGAAGATATCGCTCCGAATATCAAGCAGGGAGCGGCATTGGCGTTCGCCCATGGCTTCAATATCCACTTTGGCCAGATCGAGCCGCGTGCCGATCTGGATGTGATCATGGTTGCTCCCAAAGGTCCCGGACACCTGGTGCGTTCGACCTACAAGCAGGGCGGCGGTGTGCCGAGCCTGATCGCCGTTGCGCAAAACGCCAGTGGTCAGGCCAAGGAGATTGCGCTTTCTTACGCGAGCGCGAATGGCGGCGGTCGTTCCGGTGTCATCGAAACCAATTTTCGCGAAGAGACCGAAACCGATCTGTTCGGTGAACAGGCTGTGCTCTGCGGCGGTGCGACGGCACTGGTTCAGGCAGGATTCGAGACCCTGGTCGAGGCCGGCTATGCCCCGGAAATGGCCTACTTCGAGTGCCTGCATGAATTGAAGCTCATTGTCGATTTGATGTATGAGGGCGGTATCGCCAACATGCGCTACTCCATCTCCAATACGGCGGAGTACGGCGATCTGACGCGCGGTCCACGCATCATTACCGAGCAGACAAAAAACGAGATGCGCAGGATTCTCACCGAGATACAGACCGGTGAGTTTGCCCGCGAGTTCATTCTGGAGAATCAGGCGGGTGCGGCAACTCTCAAGGCCAAGCGCCGCATCGGTATGGAACACCAGATCGAGGAAGTGGGCGGTCGGTTGCGCGATATGATGCCCTGGATCAAGGCGGGCAAGATCGTCGACAAAACCGTCAACTGACGTCGTTCAGCCCCGATTACGGGTTGGGTGACTGGCGAAAAGATGGACATGGCGTACCAGGCACGGGGTGAGCTTTCACAGCTCACCCCGTCTTATTTAAGCTACATTGTCTAGTGGCATGGAGGGTCCACGGCAAAGAATGATCGCGCAGGAAGGGTGGCCATTGATCGGTGGATTGGTGGTCATCGCCGGACTGCTTGGCTGGTACGTGGACGGGTTAGTGGCACTACCGCTTTGGGCCCTGACGGTGATGGCCTTGTATCTGTTTCGTGATCCCCCGCGCACGCGTCCAGCTCTGCCTCTAGGGGTTCTGAGCCCGGTGGACGGGCGGGTTGAAGCTGTCGACGAAATTCGCGACCCCTGCCTTGATCGGAATGCTGTGCGGATTCGACTTTGCATGTTTGGTACAGGTACCTACAGCGTGCGTGCGCCGATCGAGGGTAAGGTGATGCAGCGTTGGCAGGACAAGCTGATCGCAAATCGCTGTGAAGACGGCGATAATAACGACGAATTCGATGATTACGGTATCTGGATTCAGAGCGACGAGAAGGATGACATTGTATTGTTGATACCGGGAGGACTACCCTTTCGGCATCCGCGGTTCTACCCCAACACCGGTGACCGGATCGGTCAAGGGCAACGCTGTGGTTTTATCCGATTCGGCTCACGTGTCGATCTGTTATTGCCGGTTACATCGAAGATCGCTGTGCAGGCGGGTCAGCGGGTTAGCGGAGGAGAATCGGTACTTGGCAACTTGGTCCACGAAAAGCTGAATGTGGCCTCGCCGCAAACCAACTAACACCGGTGTTCTATTACACATTTCCGGGCGGACTGACGTGAGCAGACGAGGGGTTGGATCTTGAGCGCATCTATGCCGGAGCAGGTGGAAAAACCCAAACGCAGCCGCGGTATCTATCTACTGCCCAACCTCTTTACGACGGCGGGCTTGTTCGCCGGCTTTTACGCCATTGTTGCCGCGATGAAGGGCCATTTTGAGCCTGCAGCCATTGCCATTTTTGTCGCCATGATCATGGATGGCTTGGACGGGCGGGTGGCACGACTGACCAATACCCAGAGCGAGTTCGGAGTTCAGTACGACAGCCTGGCAGACCTTGTTTCCTTTGGTTTGGCGCCGTCGCTGGTGGTTTATCAGTGGGCGCTCTCGGGATTGGGCAAACCGGGTTGGTTGGCAGCTTTCATCTATGCGGCGTGTACCGCACTACGTCTCGCCCGCTTCAACACCCAGGTCGGCATTGTCGACAAGCGCTATTTTCAGGGACTGGCGAGCCCCGCCGCTGCGGCTGTGCTTGCGGGGTTGGTGTGGGTCGGCGCTGAATATGAGATCGTGGGGCATGATATCGGCATCGGGGTGTTGGTCCTCGCCATCCTGATTGGTTTGTTGATGGTCAGCAATATCCGCTACCACAGCTTCAAGGAACTCGACCTCAAGGGCAAAGTCCCTTTCGTAGCCGCAGTGGTTATTATTCTGGTGTTCGCGGTGATATTCATGCAGCCGCCCGAGGTGTTGTTCAGCGTCGCGCTGGTGTATGCCATTTCCGGGCCGGTGTTGACCTTGGTGCAGCTTCGCCGTCGTCGTGAGGAGCGCTATCACGTTGATAAGTCTCCTGCGGTGGCCGATTCGAAGGAGGCTGAGAAAGCGGCGTCAGGGGAGAAGATTACGAAGGTGTCCGGGGTTGGCAAAGAGGAATAGTAGGGTTATAGTCGGAAGGCACTCAACGCTTGATACGCACTATGTCACTTACAAACACAATGCCGATTTCGCAACATGCAGCCGTACCTGCGGGCGGCTCGGTGTTGGTGCTTGCCTCTCTACTTGACCTGCGACTGCTGCTGCCGTAGCCGGCAGCCACTAAACCTCTCTTTCAATTCGCTAATCGTTTGCACCTGCCTTCCCGGCAGGGGTGGTTCATTGGCCGTGTGGCCCATCGCGGTTGCGATGTCAGAATTGGAACAGGATATGAGCAAGGACAAGTTGATAATTTTTGATACGACACTTCGCGATGGCGAACAAAGCCCCGGCGCGTCGATGAATCGTGACGAGAAGGTGCGCATTGCCAAGGCGCTGGAGAGGATGCGCGTCGATGTGATCGAGGCAGGTTTTCCTATCGCCAGTCCGGGTGACTTCGAGGCTGTGCAGGCCGTGGCGCGTGCGGTAAAGGAGAGCACCGTTTGCGGCTTGGCGCGAGCAACAGGGGCGGATATTGAGCGGGCTGGTGAAGCGTTAAAGGAAGCCAATTCGGCGCGCATTCACACCTTTATCGCCACTTCTCCGATCCATATGAAGGAGAAGTTGCGCATGGAGCCAGATCAGGTGGTGGAACAGGCGGTTCAGGCCGTCAAGCGTGCACGCCACTATACCGACAACGTGGAGTTCTCCCCCGAGGACGCTGGACGCTCGGAGCCCGATTTTCTGTGCCGGATCCTGGAAGCGGTGATCGATGCCGGCGCCAGGACGGTGAATATACCGGATACGGTGGGCTACAACCTTCCCCCCTATTTTGGCGCCTTGATCGCCGATCTGATGAGTCGCGTGCCGAATGCCGATAAGGCGGTGTGGTCCGTGCATTGCCACAATGACTTGGGGCTGGCTGTGGCAAATTCGCTCGCGGCCGTCATGGAGGGCGCCCGTCAGGTGGAGTGCACCATCAACGGTTTGGGGGAGCGTGCTGGTAATGCCGCGTTGGAGGAGATCGTCATGGCGGTCCGCACGCGACAGGATATCTTCACTTGCGATGTGGATCTGGATACCACGCAGATCGTCACCTGTTCGCGCCTGGTCTCCGGAATCACCGGATTTCCGGTGCAGCCCAACAAGGCGATCGTCGGTGCTAACGCGTTTGCTCACGAGTCGGGAATACACCAGGACGGCGTGCTGAAAAAACGCGAAACCTACGAGATTATGCGGGCCGAGGATGTCGGTTGGAGCACCAACCGCATGGTCATGGGTAAGCATTCGGGCCGCAATGCCTTCCGTACGCGATTGAAAGAGTTGGGTGTGGATTTCGAATCGGAAGAAGAGTTGAACGCGACCTTTGCC from Pseudomonadota bacterium includes:
- a CDS encoding ketol-acid reductoisomerase; amino-acid sequence: MAMKVYYDKDADLSIIQSKKVAILGYGSQGHAHANNLQDSGVQVTVGLRAGSASAAKAEKAGLTVKPVAQAVAEADVVMVLVPDEHQARLYREDIAPNIKQGAALAFAHGFNIHFGQIEPRADLDVIMVAPKGPGHLVRSTYKQGGGVPSLIAVAQNASGQAKEIALSYASANGGGRSGVIETNFREETETDLFGEQAVLCGGATALVQAGFETLVEAGYAPEMAYFECLHELKLIVDLMYEGGIANMRYSISNTAEYGDLTRGPRIITEQTKNEMRRILTEIQTGEFAREFILENQAGAATLKAKRRIGMEHQIEEVGGRLRDMMPWIKAGKIVDKTVN
- a CDS encoding acetolactate synthase small subunit yields the protein MRHIISILLENESGALSRVAGLFSARGYNIESLSVAPTEDASLSRMTLVTRGDDAIIEQITKQLNKLIDVVKLTDLTEGVHMEREMMLVKLHADGEMRDELKRRSDIFRGRIIDVTDTTYTVELTGAGDKLDAFLNGLQEELILEVVRSGVMGIARGEKSLHA
- a CDS encoding 2-isopropylmalate synthase, translating into MSKDKLIIFDTTLRDGEQSPGASMNRDEKVRIAKALERMRVDVIEAGFPIASPGDFEAVQAVARAVKESTVCGLARATGADIERAGEALKEANSARIHTFIATSPIHMKEKLRMEPDQVVEQAVQAVKRARHYTDNVEFSPEDAGRSEPDFLCRILEAVIDAGARTVNIPDTVGYNLPPYFGALIADLMSRVPNADKAVWSVHCHNDLGLAVANSLAAVMEGARQVECTINGLGERAGNAALEEIVMAVRTRQDIFTCDVDLDTTQIVTCSRLVSGITGFPVQPNKAIVGANAFAHESGIHQDGVLKKRETYEIMRAEDVGWSTNRMVMGKHSGRNAFRTRLKELGVDFESEEELNATFARFKDLADKKQEIYDEDLQALASETSLEAEQERFKLLYLKVCSETGETPLAEVAISVDGEEQRGTAEGSGPVDASFKAIESMVASGSELLLYSVNAITSGTDSQGEVTVRLSCKGRVVNGQGADTDIVVASAKSYIHALNRITQGEVKANPQMGDV
- a CDS encoding acetolactate synthase 3 large subunit; the encoded protein is MELSGADIFVQCLKDEGVEHIFGYPGGAVLHLYDALYAQEDVKHILVRHEQGAVHAADGYARSTNRAGVALVTSGPGATNAVTGIATAYMDSVPLVVFTGQVPTSLIGNDAFQEVDTVGITRPCVKHNFLVKDVKNLAETIKKAFYIASTGRPGPVVVDIPKDVTDPNIKIPYHYPKKITMRSYNPVVKGHSGQIKKAVDLMLGAKRPIFYTGGGVVLGNGTKALTELARLLSYPVTNTLMGLGGYPGNDKQFLGMLGMHGTYEANMSMHHCDVLIAVGARFDDRVTGNVKKFCPEAKIIHVDVDPSSISKNVKVQVPIVGEVENVLRQMIKMIKETERRPDPKAIKKWWEQIEEWRSKDCLKFDRGSDAIKPQFVVETLYKVTKGDAFVCSDVGQHQMFAAQFYKFKEPNRWINSGGLGTMGFGLPAAMGVQLAHPKETVVCITGEGSIQMCIQELSTLRQYSLPVKIVNLNNRYLGMVRQWQEFFYQGRYAMSYMDALPDFVKLAEAYGHAGILVEKPGDVEPALKEAMKIKDRAVFLDFITDQKENVYPMIPAGAGLNEMILV
- a CDS encoding phosphatidylserine decarboxylase — translated: MEGPRQRMIAQEGWPLIGGLVVIAGLLGWYVDGLVALPLWALTVMALYLFRDPPRTRPALPLGVLSPVDGRVEAVDEIRDPCLDRNAVRIRLCMFGTGTYSVRAPIEGKVMQRWQDKLIANRCEDGDNNDEFDDYGIWIQSDEKDDIVLLIPGGLPFRHPRFYPNTGDRIGQGQRCGFIRFGSRVDLLLPVTSKIAVQAGQRVSGGESVLGNLVHEKLNVASPQTN
- the pssA gene encoding CDP-diacylglycerol--serine O-phosphatidyltransferase is translated as MPEQVEKPKRSRGIYLLPNLFTTAGLFAGFYAIVAAMKGHFEPAAIAIFVAMIMDGLDGRVARLTNTQSEFGVQYDSLADLVSFGLAPSLVVYQWALSGLGKPGWLAAFIYAACTALRLARFNTQVGIVDKRYFQGLASPAAAAVLAGLVWVGAEYEIVGHDIGIGVLVLAILIGLLMVSNIRYHSFKELDLKGKVPFVAAVVIILVFAVIFMQPPEVLFSVALVYAISGPVLTLVQLRRRREERYHVDKSPAVADSKEAEKAASGEKITKVSGVGKEE